The DNA segment TCGTCAGCGCTACCAGCGCCACGCTGAAAATCCGGATAATTTCAAACAGGATGTACCGCGTCAGACGCGTCGGCATACCAAGGTCATTCAAACGAGTCAAAAAAAGACCGAATAAGAAGCGGACACTAACAACCCAGTCCAACCGAACGCAATGGGAATTGAGCTGCCCTGTTCACAGAAAGCAAGTCTGCTGCTTCCACTTCCAGCAACCGAAACGGGGCAGCCTAGGAAGACAGGGCAACCTCATTCGCAAGCAGCAACTTGCTAGCATGCCCCAACAGTTGACTTATTCGCCCTCGGACAGACAACGTGGTTCGCATCCACCAAAACCCAAAAAGAACGGCACGTAAACCAGCGTTACCACCCCACGCGGCCGCTCAGCTTAAAACTCTGTTCAACGAGTGCGTCACCGACTCCCCCCAGAGAGAAAACAAGCGGCATTCGGCTTGGACGCGACCGGGGCGCGAGGATCGCTAGAAGTGTCAACCTATCGCGACAAAAAAACAGGCTAAAAAGAATTCCGCACCAAGTCGTCTCTCCCCTAAAAAAGACAGGTACATTCGCTCACTTTGCACGTTCCTCTAAGTACGATAAGGAACGCGAAGCAGAAGTGTTGGCTACGTTCACGTAGCAATTTCATTGTTTGGATTCCTTCGAATCCCGTCCTCCCCTATAGATACCTCTCCACCTGAACTAGAGCTTCCCCGCAAGAATGTTTAGATTCGCCCCCCCACGCTTAGTAAATTATGGATTGCGATCTTGTCTCGCCCTCTCGATTACCTACCTCCTTACGGCAAACGTGCAGGCAGGAATCCTTACGTTTGATCAAGCTCCCAACGGCTCGACTCCCACGGACAATTCAGGCTTAGGAATAAACGACGCGTACCACATCAACGGAGTCGAAGTGACCTTCGGTTTTGACACGATAGCTGACGGAACCTGGACGGCAGATACGCCTGCCATTTTCGAACAGGTCGGCGATTCAGATTCAGGCAACGGCTTTCAAAGCTACTACGCAGGAGGGGGGCACGACGTAGCACGTCCAGGAGCGTCAAGTTCACTTGGGGATTTCTTCCTTCGGCAACCAAATGCAATCGGAGCATTCCCAGAAGCGTTAGTGATCGATTACGACCAGAACATCTCCGCGCTGAGCGGTGAAATCTGGGACATCGACACCGGGTCCTTTCCGAGCTATGAACAATGGTTAGTTTCTGCATACACCGCAAGCGGAGCATTGGTTGACTCCACTCTCAGTCCGCAGGGGCTCCGTCAAACGGATATCAATTCGCTGGACGGCTTACCATGGACTTTTTCCCTTTCAGGAAACGGCATTCGTAAAGTTACGATTGAGTTTGTCGGAACCACGAGCATTGTTGGCTTGGCGTTCGACAACTTTAATCCCACTGCCGCATCAGCCGTTCCAGAACCGACTTCCTTTGCGATTCTCGGCCTAGGTGCGCTATCGCTTGTTGCTCTACGACGTCGTCGCATGGGCGTCTCATCAGGCACACCACAAGCCTCATAGAGATCGCAAACAACGAAGTTCACGTGGTCCGATACCGACCGTCATTCAGTCATCACAACAGGCTGACGCACGCATCGCGAAGAGAAATAACACCGAGGACGGAACCCAAAACAAGGGCTCTACCATGTGTTGGCACTCACTTCTTCGCGAGCGGAACATGCACGGAACAACGCCAATTGAAAGCCTGGGACGCAAGTCCCAGGAACTTGCCCCTGGCAGAACCCGCACTGGGAAGTGAAAACGTCTCGTCAGCCCCCGACTTTTCTGGCTGCCAAGATCCGCCTTCTCAAAGATTTCCATTTCCGGGATTGGCCCGGAAATAAGCAGGGCCCGCAGACCGCCGAAATCCCGATCGAAAAAGAGTTCAGTTCGTCTCTTCTTCGTCACTGGCGACAGGTAGATCTGCGTCGACTGGCGAATCGGGATTTATTTCGGCCTCGGCATCTGGTTGCTCAGGTTCCGCCAGAGCGTCGAAGAACGGCGCGGCTGGTGACAGGGTAGCATCTTGCATTTTCCCGCCGCCCTCCACGCCAACGCGGGTCTGAATGCTGGTGGATTCTTGCGGCGAAATGCGGCTAGCTGGCGACGCTTCATCGGTCAGCTGCTCTTCCGGCCCGAATGACATCGGGGGACGGGGAATCGCCACCATGGAAGACGTCGCCCGGTCCGGCGTGGGAGTTCGAGCGGAACTTGCCGGATTCCTTTCAAAGGTTTGCGGAGGTCGAGAACCAGGGCCTGGTCCTGATCGTTGCCATGACTGTGGGGCCGTGCCAGGAACCGCTGGCGATGGTGCTCCTCCGTAAGGGTCAAATGTTGGAACTGGATTCGGATTACGGGTCGTCACTGGATTGGGGTACCCGTACTGCGATTGAGCTGCACCAGGAGGCAGCATCGGGCTGAGTGGATTATATTCCCAATCAAGCGAGTCCCTTTCTCCCAGCAGCGATCGATAATGACGGTCGATGATCTTATCGCGTTGGGCCTTGCGTTCCTTCAAGACGGCGTCCGCTTCTTCTGCCGCCCGCAGGATGACTTCCAGTTGATCGAATTGCTTGGCAAGGCGTTCGTCAAATTCGACCTCCAATGCCTTCTTAAATTCCGCCAGATCTTCCGGAGCCCGCTGGTTCGCTGGCGTATTCTGGATCTTCTGTTGTAATCGCAGACGCTCCTGCTGATGTTGAAGATGATCCGAGGCTGGAACAGGCACCGTCCCAAATGGACCTGGCTGCACCATGCCACGATTCTTCCCGTCCCCCGAGGGCACCGCCAGACTGCCACTGAAAGCCCCCCCCCGATCCGCCCCTATGTTGCTGGGCGATTGGATGTTGCGTTGTACAGCAGCGTTGGCGCGATCGGCGGCCACTTGCATCGGAACAACAGTCGTTTTCGGGGTGGGTGCATAGGCACCTGCCGGGGCAACCGATTGGCCAAATCTCGAATCGTCATCCGAAGAAAACGAGTTGCTAGAACGTGTCGTTGCTGGAATGGCAACATATTGATGAGCCTGACGATTCTGGTTGTCTACCACGGAACTTTGGTAACGAACGCTCGGCTGAAGGACGCCCGACGCCAAGCCTCCCACCGCGACACCTGTCCCGAGAAGTGTCAACGCGACACAGAAAAGGCTTAATCGGCGCCATTTTTTGCGAGGCACTGCCTGATGATCCATTTTAATAATCCTTTTCCCATATTCCTAAAGAGACATTAATAACCAGATTGAAAACGATCCCCTGAGGAATCGTTTGTATCGGATACTGGCAAGCCAAGTTCAGCTCGCAGCATCGAAAGCCCTCTTTCGATTTCATTTAAATCTCTCGCAAGCAGTTTGCCGTCCCAGTCGAAATAGGAATCAAAGCTCGCCGGCGACAGATTCTCCACTTCATTTGCTTCCTGCGGCCGGCTTGCTGAATCCGTGGGTTGGACGGCCCTCATTGCATCACTCGGATCCCGCTCGACAACAGCCGAACGTCCGGAATCGCCAGCGAACCGGGCGAAACCTCCCCACACCAAAGCGAGCAGCAGAGAACTGATTGCTAACACGCTCGCTCCGGCCAACCAACGCCCTCGCGCAACCCCCTTCCGCCCACGCTGCAACCCAGCGGGCAATGACACCTGATACGGAGCCCGCGTATGGGCTAAGCAGGATCGCAGCAACTGCACCACTTCATCGGCTGTGGAAACTCGCTGATCAACGTGTGCTGCCATCAAGCGGTCGACCAATCGATCGAACCACTCGGGATAGCGTTCATTAATCTGTTGCACCGGAGCCCGCGAACCATCGCCGATAGAGTTCAGAATCTCCAGCGTCGAATCGCCGCGCACCGGTGGCCGCCCCGTGGCAAGTGAATAGAGTACCCCGCCAAGCGAATAAAGATCACTGCGATGATCAATCACGCCACCACGCGCCTGTTCGGGGCTCATGTACTGCGGAGTTCCCGCAAGCATCCCGCTGCCGGTCAACGTGGCATCATCTAAGGCTCGAGCCAAACCGAAGTCGGTGATCAGAACTCGAAAGCCCCCTTCATCCAACATCAAATTGGCCGGTTTGATGTCTCGGTGCACGATCCCTTGCAGGTGAGCGGCCGACAACCCTTCAGCGACTTGCAGTCCAATTGAAAGGACACGCTCCAGTGACAGCGGCCCCTCCGCATCGAGGTACTGCTGCAAATTCCCACCAGCGATGTAGGGCATCACCAGATAAGGGAGACTACGTTCTGCGGAGATCGCATAAATCGGGACGATATTAGGATGCACGACCGCCGCCGCGGCTTGAGCTTCACGAAAAAAGCGTTGCCGCGCCGCTCCGGTGGTCGCCAACATGGGAGAGAGCAGTTTGATTGCGAGGCTTCGTTGCAGTTGCCGATCCCGCCCCTTCAACACCACCCCCATGCCTCCTTGCCCGACGACTTGGCTGATCGGAATATCATCCAGTTCACCCAATGCCGCTTCGCCCGGGACCGCGTTACCTTCGGTTGGCTTTTGCAGCAGCGCGAGCACCCAGTGCTGCTCCTGCGGAAGCCGACCGTCCGACGGATCGGGAAGGCTTTGCGGAATCGATGTACCAGCCTTCGCGTCATCGGTTCCGTCATCCGGCCCCGTCTCCGCAATCGTTTCGCTTAACTGCGACAACACCTCCCGTGTATCGTTCCACCAATCCTGACTGCCAGCCAGTTGCTCAAGTTGGACACGACATTGACGGCAACCGGTTAGATGATCCGCGACCCGCTGTTGCTCCAGGTTGCCCAGTCGATCCTGTAGCAGGTCGACCAACCGTGTTGGATCGCAATTGAACCCACAAGCGATCATTGAGCATTCTCCCGATACGGTTCGATCAGCCGTTTGATTTTTGCCAAGGTACGGCAGCGGGCAACATAGACCGCCCCGACAGAAAGGCCCAATTCCTCAGCAACCAGTTCAGCCGCTTGCTCCTCGACAGCCGTTCGCCAGAAGGCAAGCCAAGTCGATTCGGCTACCCCTTGGCGAACCTGCTCGGACGCCCAGCGAAATTGCTCGCGTCGGGATTCAAAATCAAACAACTGCGATTCTTCGTTTCCCGAGAACCGTTCTAGCTGCAAAGATGGATCGGAGACCGCATCCGTAACGCCAGCGGAGTCCAAAGGAGAAACCCCATGTGCCTTTGCGGTTTGATGCTTGCGATTTTTCCGCAGCAGGTCGATGGTCGCGTTGCGAGCAATGGTCGATAGCCACGAGCGAAATTTCGCATTGCCATCCGGATCAAAATCCTGGATCCGGCGGCTAAGGATCAGCAAAACCTCTTGCGAAACCTCACGTGCATCTGCGTCTTGCAGCCCATATTTTGTGGCGATCACATAAATCGCACGTTCATAGATCGCACAAAATTCCGTCCACGCGGTCATATCCCGACCGTCATGCAGTCGTTGCAACAAGCTGACGCGAGTGTCGGGAAGAGGCATAAAACCAAGTGGGCAGTGAAAAGGCAGCGTCGAAGGATGGGTCCTAAAACAAGAGCTCCACTACTATTCACGTGCCGACAACTAAAACCTTACACCCGTTTTATCGTTTTTTTTCGTCCCAGGTCAGGAATCGCGTCACCTTTCAATTGAAACGTGCAACGAACACGCAAAGAAAATCTCGCTCCCCAACAAAAGGTCCCCCCCGCAAACGCGACTTTCACAGAGTCAAAGCCAACAATTACTAAATCACCAGCCTCTCCATGTCTCCATGTCTCCATGTCTCCTTGTCTCCTTGTCTCCTTCACTCCTTCACTCCTTCACTCCTTCACTCCTTCACTCCTTCACTCCTTCACTCCTTCACTCCTTCACTCCTTCACTCCTTCACTCCTTCACTCCTTCACTCCTTCACTCCTTCACTCCTCCACTCCTCCACTCTCCGCCTCCACGCATGGTTTCGCGTCGGGAATGAAACGGTAACCGGCGTCTCGGATGGTTAGCAGATGGATCGGTTCCGCGGGATTTTCTTCGATTGCTTTGCGTAGCCTGGCGATAAACTGATCGACGGCTCGGGTTTGCAACTTCCCGGTGATTTCCCAGACTTCGCGGAGCAATTCTTGGCGACTGATCACCCGATTCGGATTGCCCACAAAGTAATGCAACAACCGCAATTCTTTGGGGGTCATTTTAAGAGGGCTTCCCGCTTTGGTCACTTCGTGAGTTTCAAAGTCGACAGTGATCGCACCGAATCCTGCCTTCTTAATCGGAACCTGCCGCATCGGCTCTTCGACCGCTTCGGCAGGTCGCGCATTACTCAGCAAGTTTTTAACCCGGCTTAGCAATTCGGCCAATTCGAATGGTTTGGCCAAATACTGATTCGCTCCCACATCAAACCCTCGCGACCGATCTTCTGCCAAGGTCCTTGCCGACAGCATCAAAACGGGGACCATCGAACCGGTTTCTCGAATCGTTTCACAAACCGCATACCCACTCATTCCAGGCAGCATTAAATCCAGCACCACCAAATCGACCGCGTCCCCGGTTTTCCCCACCACTCGCAGCGCGGTAGGACCGTCTTCGACTAACGTGACGCGGTAACCTTCGGCTTCAAGGTTGTATTTAATCCCAACCCCTAGGTGTTGTTCGTCTTCCACAACAAGAATGTGATGTCGCATCGTTTGCTCTTTCTCTATCTATCAATCATCGCGTTCATTATCGGACACCGTCGCGGGAGTCAGCGACGTGACAACTCCTGGCAGAACCACTTCAAATTCGGTTCCCGACGAATCCTTTCGCCCATGAACCCGCACGGCGCCACCCAGTTTACGAACAATGTTTCGCACCAAGTAAAGCCCCAAACCTGTCCCTTGCCGTGAGCGTTCCAGCTCGCTGCCCAGTCGCACAAATCGTCCAAAGACTTTGCGGCGTTGATTGACGGGAATCCCTTTCCCATTGTCGATGACTCGCACCTCGACCAAATCGGGATCGACGGTTCTCGCCGTCACGATCACTTCGGGCGGGACGCCACCATATTTAAACGCGTTGTCCAACAGGTTGCGAAACACGATTTCCAACTGAATCTGTTTCGTCAACATCGGAATCGGTGGGACCTCTAGGCGGACGGTTTCCGGAGGCAGATGGTAGCGAATGCAGGCGACCTCTGCACAACGCTGCAACAAGTCTTCCAGCTGAAATTCCTCCTCTTCGTTGCTTAGGCTGCCCTTTTCGATCCGTCCGGTATCAAGCAGATGATTGATCAACTGATCCAATCTCTCCACATCGGCCAGCATGAAGCGATGAAAGTCCTGCCGCTGTTTTTCGTCGACGTCGCGAAGCGTCAACGTCTGCAAATACAATTTCAGAGAAGCAATCGGACTCTTCAGTTCATGGGTCACGCTATCGATGAAATTGGACTGCCGGCGATTCAAATTAATGGCTTTCACCGACAGCGTCAGGTAGGTGATCACTCCCCCAAGAACGCAGATCAGCAACACGGTACCGACGGCCAGCAACGCCCAGAAAACAGCAGCCGGAGTCTCTTTGCGAGCCGCAAAGATCGTGACGAAGATCCAGCCAATGGTCAGCAGGACCACCAGCACGATCATCGCCACGCCCAGCGTAATGGGCAATTTCAACGATCGGCGCTCGAACATTGCGACTCCCTAGATCCAACAAGAAAACAACAGAACGCCACCAGCCAACACCACCCGAAAGGGCACAGCCAACCCACCCACGAGAGCCTCGTCCAAACTTGACGGTGCCTGCGACAAACCGCAATCGGTTTGGCAATCCGTGGCCCCATTCACGACATCACTGATTTCTGGGCAGTCAATTCCTATTTTATTGCAAATTGCCCGTGACGCTGAGAGTGGTGGAGTGATAAAATCGCTAGCTTGCTTAGCTGGCATTAGCACAACCGCAGCCTGGCAGGTTGGTAATTAGTAAACGCCAGCGTAACACAGGCGAGTCGACGAGGAAGGTGGAGAGATGGGACAGGAAACAAGCACGCAACGATTCAGTAAACGAACACTCCGCCAGGTAAGCCTTGATTCCGTTCGTGCGCTGACCGGAGCATTTTACTGCCCTGATCGCTCAACCGTCGAGTCCTTTCACTGCATCGATTTCCAGCCGGAAACAGAAACGTCCTTTGGCCGGCAGTTGTGGTACTTCGATGCGATTGCCACGAACGAACACAACCGGGAACTGGTCGTCTACGGATTCCTGGAGTACAGCGAAGAATTTGGATCGATGGAAATCGTGCAAGACGGGGTATTCGAATCGATCGCGCAACGTGCACGATTTGAAACCGTCTATCACACGGCAACGCTTAAACCAACCTGGCGGCACCCCTCGCACCGCTGGCTATTCATCGGCATGACCCTAGTCGGATCGATCTGGCTAGCTTCACTCTTATTAAACAAGCTACTCGCTTCGTAGCCCCCGCGGTCACCACCGCTGCACAGGGCGATACGGTACACTGTCCCTGGTTCGTCTTTCGTCCCTAACCGGGATCGGATAGCAGCGATTTAAGATTTCCTAGAATCCGATACCTTGCGAGTGATTCCTAGGAAGTTCAGGCGAACCGGACAGCAACTTGGTTCGAAGGGGTGGCTGGGAAAAAAGCCCGAGCCGTTTTTTTGGGCGATTGCAAAGAAACCTAGACCAGGCACGAACCCCAATTGCACGCCCCCTATCGCACGGATGGTAGTTCGCACCCTCACGTTCTTTTCTCATTTCCGATTCGTCGGTTAGCCGACGGCTTTCCTTTCAACGAAGGCCTGGGCTAGCTTCCTCCCCAAACAATTGAACGGTTATGTCAGCCTCGGCCGATGATCCCATAATAGAGATCCAAGACCTGCGAAAGACCTATCGCTCGGGCCTTTTGGGAGGCAATCGACTGGAAGCCCTACAGGGAGTCTCCCTTGATGTCCGTCCTGGCGAAGTCTTTGGCCTGCTGGGGCCGAACGGTGCCGGTAAAACGACACTGATTAAAACCTTGCTGGGAATCGTCCGAAAAACGTCGGGGCAAGCAACTTTGTTCGGAGCCCCCGTGGGGACAAGTCGCTCGCGATATCGAATTGGGTATTTACCCGAAAACCTACGTGTTGAAAAACACCACACGGCTCGTTCCGCACTGCAACTTTATGGTCGCCTAAGCGGGCTATCGAATTCGGTTGTCCAGCAGCGGACCGACCCTCTCCTAGAAAAAGTAGGACTGCAAGGTCGTGACCGCGAAACGGTCCGTCGCTTCAGCAAAGGGATGTATCAACGCCTCGGTTTGGCTCAGGCCCTGCTGCATGACCCGGACCTTCTCATTCTAGATGAACCGACCGACGGGCTGGATCCTGTGGGTCGTTCTGAAATGCGCAACCTGCTGCGTCAGTTGCGTGACGAGGGGAAAACGATTTTCCTGAACAGCCATATCCTTCAAGAAGTCGAAGCGGTTTGCGACCGGGTAGCGGTCATGGCAAAAGGAACGCTCCGCGGAGTCGGATCGATCGCGGAACTAACCGCCAACCGTGAATTCATTGAATACCAGGTTCATGTCGCAGGCCCGGTCGACGCGACGTTAGCAGCCATCCCCGATTCGCTCCGCAAGAACGCTTCGGCGGTACCGCTATTGCTCCAAGATGGCAGCGATGGCTGCGAATTGAAATTGAATTGTGATATCGAAGCTGCCGGGGCAGGGGACTTAGACGCTGCGGTCGATGGGCTTCGCAAGCATGGCCTGTCGATTCGCCATGTTCAGCGAGCCAAGCAGTCCCTGGAATCCGCGTTTTTTGCTTTGGTTGATGACACCTCTGAGGAAGTTCGTTGATGGGCCCTTATCTTTCAGTAATCGCCGATTCGTTCCGAGCGGCATCTTCCTCGCGGATCCTTTGGATTGCCCTCTTTTGTGTAGGGATATTCTTGGTCGCGTTAGCGCCCCTTGGATATCGTGAAAATACGGTCGCCACAATCGGACCTTCGGAAATTGTCCGCGCCGATCGCTTGCTTCAGCGTCTGACCGACGGCCAACAGGAATCTCCTTCGCCGGAAAGCAGTATCGCCACTGCGCTCTCGCCCGAATTCAAAGCACGCCTTCAACAAGCAGCGGACACCGAATCCGCTCCCATTCGTGAAGAAGACATCGCCGAGGAACTAAACCAACTAATCGATGCTGAAACCGATCCCTGGTTCGATGAAGAAATCTGGCAAGAAACGACGCAGTTAAAAGAACTGCGCGACCTCAACGCCGAATCGACGTCGGACTTAACCGAAGCCCTGAAACGCCGCCGCTCCCGATTAAGACTTGAAGCAGGGCTGCGCGGTGAAATCCGTCCACGTCCCGAAAAAACGATTTCGATCGTCTATGCGATCTGGGAAACGCCCATCGAATGGCCACTCCCTAAAGCACTCTTTCATCAGGTCCTGGTCGGGTCAATTCTCCCGGTCACGATCAATGGGTTACTGGGATTCGTGGGGATCATCTTAGGAATCTTGGTGACCGCTCCAATGCTTCCGGAAATGTTACAACCGGGATCCCTACACCTCTTGCTAAGCAAACCCATTTCGCGGCCGCTGCTGTACCTTTCAAAGTTTGTCGGTGGCTGTGCATTCATGTTCCTTTGTGTCGGCCCTTTACTGTCAGGAGTCTGGCTTATCCTGGGCTGGCGATTTGACCTTTGGCTACCGGGATTGTTTTACTGCATCCCCGTCTACATGCTGTTGTTCATGGTCTACTACAGCGTTTCTTGCTTGGTGGCCCTCCAATGGAAATCGGCCATCGCCGCCGCGTTGCTTTCGATCGGGTTCTGGGTTGCCTGCGGGGCATTGGGTTTGGTCGGCGTCGCAATGGAAGCCGCCGTTTCGGAGCCTGCGAAAATTGAAAAGGTCGCGTACTTTTCCGATGACGACCGGGACCTTCTCATTTCAACAACCAAACCAGGCCTTATCCGCTCCTGGCAATCGTCCACCGCCCAGTGGCAAGACCTTCCACTGGAACGTTACCGCGGCGAATTTGTCTACATTTTGGGACCGATTCCGATCGGCCCCGATCACTATGCATTGGCTCGCAAGTCCGCGACGCCGATGGGTCTCAGCGGTAAAGGGGATTTAACGATCCTGGACATCAGCAACCCGGAATTGCCCAAAGCCAGACGCAGCATTGTGCTGCCGCATGGCACGACAGAGATCTTCGCAACCACCGACAACGGCATGATCGCCGCAGGGCCTGAAGGGCTTTACTTCGCGACAGCCGCAGCGGTCTTGGATACCCCCACCAAACCACCGACAGGGGGTGGATTCATGGGGCAATTGTCCAACCTACTTACTCCCAACGATGAAACCTTTCGGTCCATCCTGCCACGCAACGTTTACCTCCGCTCGCCGATGGCAGCCCAAATGCTGGAGGACGATCAGATGCTCGTATACTCCGCTGGAATCCTGTTCAGACTGGTGCGTGAATCCTCGGACGAACAACCGGATCAGTGGACCGTTGCTGCCAAACGAAACGTCGAAGGGAATGCTTCCAGCGATACCAAGATCGCGGTAAACCAATCTCAAGTTGCGCTCTACCGCAGTGATGAACCGATTCGTTTTTACGATCGCTCGGACCTTCAATTAGCCGCCGAACTGGAACTGCCCAGCAAAGAGAAATTGCACTCCATCACAGGCAACCCACAGGCCGGCACATTCCTCATCCTGCAATCCGACCAAACGCCACTGCAAATAAAGGGTGGGGCAGAACCCTCTTTTGTGTCGCTCCCGAAAAACATGGTCGACGATTCGATCGAATACTTGCAGTATGACGCCGCAGGGAACCTGTTGGTTGCCTACGACATCGATAGCCTACAGATCCTGCCACCCGACGGCGGAGCGGTCGAAGACCTTCGCCCCAATTTATCGAATTGGCGCCGTGCCAATCGATACCTCGTTCAACCGGCTCGGTACTTGATCCCACAGACGGGAGAATTACGAGCCGA comes from the Roseimaritima multifibrata genome and includes:
- a CDS encoding PEP-CTERM sorting domain-containing protein; translated protein: MRSCLALSITYLLTANVQAGILTFDQAPNGSTPTDNSGLGINDAYHINGVEVTFGFDTIADGTWTADTPAIFEQVGDSDSGNGFQSYYAGGGHDVARPGASSSLGDFFLRQPNAIGAFPEALVIDYDQNISALSGEIWDIDTGSFPSYEQWLVSAYTASGALVDSTLSPQGLRQTDINSLDGLPWTFSLSGNGIRKVTIEFVGTTSIVGLAFDNFNPTAASAVPEPTSFAILGLGALSLVALRRRRMGVSSGTPQAS
- a CDS encoding ABC transporter permease, with amino-acid sequence MGPYLSVIADSFRAASSSRILWIALFCVGIFLVALAPLGYRENTVATIGPSEIVRADRLLQRLTDGQQESPSPESSIATALSPEFKARLQQAADTESAPIREEDIAEELNQLIDAETDPWFDEEIWQETTQLKELRDLNAESTSDLTEALKRRRSRLRLEAGLRGEIRPRPEKTISIVYAIWETPIEWPLPKALFHQVLVGSILPVTINGLLGFVGIILGILVTAPMLPEMLQPGSLHLLLSKPISRPLLYLSKFVGGCAFMFLCVGPLLSGVWLILGWRFDLWLPGLFYCIPVYMLLFMVYYSVSCLVALQWKSAIAAALLSIGFWVACGALGLVGVAMEAAVSEPAKIEKVAYFSDDDRDLLISTTKPGLIRSWQSSTAQWQDLPLERYRGEFVYILGPIPIGPDHYALARKSATPMGLSGKGDLTILDISNPELPKARRSIVLPHGTTEIFATTDNGMIAAGPEGLYFATAAAVLDTPTKPPTGGGFMGQLSNLLTPNDETFRSILPRNVYLRSPMAAQMLEDDQMLVYSAGILFRLVRESSDEQPDQWTVAAKRNVEGNASSDTKIAVNQSQVALYRSDEPIRFYDRSDLQLAAELELPSKEKLHSITGNPQAGTFLILQSDQTPLQIKGGAEPSFVSLPKNMVDDSIEYLQYDAAGNLLVAYDIDSLQILPPDGGAVEDLRPNLSNWRRANRYLVQPARYLIPQTGELRAETIRAALQGDTTQTLGEGLFAEKTSQRLDVQRPVFTCLGFTALMLLIGCIKFARQDY
- a CDS encoding response regulator transcription factor, whose product is MRHHILVVEDEQHLGVGIKYNLEAEGYRVTLVEDGPTALRVVGKTGDAVDLVVLDLMLPGMSGYAVCETIRETGSMVPVLMLSARTLAEDRSRGFDVGANQYLAKPFELAELLSRVKNLLSNARPAEAVEEPMRQVPIKKAGFGAITVDFETHEVTKAGSPLKMTPKELRLLHYFVGNPNRVISRQELLREVWEITGKLQTRAVDQFIARLRKAIEENPAEPIHLLTIRDAGYRFIPDAKPCVEAESGGVEE
- a CDS encoding ABC transporter ATP-binding protein, whose protein sequence is MSASADDPIIEIQDLRKTYRSGLLGGNRLEALQGVSLDVRPGEVFGLLGPNGAGKTTLIKTLLGIVRKTSGQATLFGAPVGTSRSRYRIGYLPENLRVEKHHTARSALQLYGRLSGLSNSVVQQRTDPLLEKVGLQGRDRETVRRFSKGMYQRLGLAQALLHDPDLLILDEPTDGLDPVGRSEMRNLLRQLRDEGKTIFLNSHILQEVEAVCDRVAVMAKGTLRGVGSIAELTANREFIEYQVHVAGPVDATLAAIPDSLRKNASAVPLLLQDGSDGCELKLNCDIEAAGAGDLDAAVDGLRKHGLSIRHVQRAKQSLESAFFALVDDTSEEVR
- a CDS encoding sensor histidine kinase; the encoded protein is MFERRSLKLPITLGVAMIVLVVLLTIGWIFVTIFAARKETPAAVFWALLAVGTVLLICVLGGVITYLTLSVKAINLNRRQSNFIDSVTHELKSPIASLKLYLQTLTLRDVDEKQRQDFHRFMLADVERLDQLINHLLDTGRIEKGSLSNEEEEFQLEDLLQRCAEVACIRYHLPPETVRLEVPPIPMLTKQIQLEIVFRNLLDNAFKYGGVPPEVIVTARTVDPDLVEVRVIDNGKGIPVNQRRKVFGRFVRLGSELERSRQGTGLGLYLVRNIVRKLGGAVRVHGRKDSSGTEFEVVLPGVVTSLTPATVSDNERDD
- a CDS encoding RNA polymerase sigma factor — protein: MPLPDTRVSLLQRLHDGRDMTAWTEFCAIYERAIYVIATKYGLQDADAREVSQEVLLILSRRIQDFDPDGNAKFRSWLSTIARNATIDLLRKNRKHQTAKAHGVSPLDSAGVTDAVSDPSLQLERFSGNEESQLFDFESRREQFRWASEQVRQGVAESTWLAFWRTAVEEQAAELVAEELGLSVGAVYVARCRTLAKIKRLIEPYRENAQ
- a CDS encoding serine/threonine-protein kinase, whose product is MIACGFNCDPTRLVDLLQDRLGNLEQQRVADHLTGCRQCRVQLEQLAGSQDWWNDTREVLSQLSETIAETGPDDGTDDAKAGTSIPQSLPDPSDGRLPQEQHWVLALLQKPTEGNAVPGEAALGELDDIPISQVVGQGGMGVVLKGRDRQLQRSLAIKLLSPMLATTGAARQRFFREAQAAAAVVHPNIVPIYAISAERSLPYLVMPYIAGGNLQQYLDAEGPLSLERVLSIGLQVAEGLSAAHLQGIVHRDIKPANLMLDEGGFRVLITDFGLARALDDATLTGSGMLAGTPQYMSPEQARGGVIDHRSDLYSLGGVLYSLATGRPPVRGDSTLEILNSIGDGSRAPVQQINERYPEWFDRLVDRLMAAHVDQRVSTADEVVQLLRSCLAHTRAPYQVSLPAGLQRGRKGVARGRWLAGASVLAISSLLLALVWGGFARFAGDSGRSAVVERDPSDAMRAVQPTDSASRPQEANEVENLSPASFDSYFDWDGKLLARDLNEIERGLSMLRAELGLPVSDTNDSSGDRFQSGY